Below is a window of Prosthecochloris sp. GSB1 DNA.
CTTATCTTGCATTCAAATGCAAAAAAGCGACGATTAACCACTGAAGACACTTTCCCATGCCGCGAGGACCGAGGCTTGATGCGCCGGGCACCCTGCATCATGTGATGATACGGGGAATCGAAAAGGGATGTATTGTCGATGACGATATGGACAGAAACGAGTTTCTGAACCGTATGGGGCGGCTGGCAAGTGAATCCGGCACTGGTATCTATGCTTTTGCCCTGCTGGACAACCACGTGCATATGCTGCTGAAAAGTGGTCCGGTAGGTTTGTCGACGTATATGCGCCGCTTGCTTTCCGGTTATGCGCAGTATTTCAATCGCCGACACAAACGGGTCGGTCATCTTTTCCAGAACCGTTACAAATCGATCATCTGCGAAGAAGATGCTTACTTCGACAAGCTGGTCGCCTACATTCATCTCAATCCCTTGCGCGCAGGACTGGTCGAATCGTTTGAGCAGTTGGCCGTCTATCCCTGGAGTGGCCATGCGGTTCTGATGGGAAAGGTTCGACATGACTGGATGGACAGTGACTACGTGTTGGGAATTTTCGGCGGCAGGGCGGGAACTGCGAGGAAAGCATACCTCGAATTTCTCCATGATGAGATAGGTATCGATCGGGAAAAGGAATTATCCGGCGGAGGACTCGCGCGGTCGCAGGGCGGCTGGTCGAAAGTGCTGTCCATGCGGAAGAAAGGCGAGAAAGCCATGTCGGATGAACGGATCCTGGGAGGCGATGATTTTGTCAGGGAAGTGCTTAGAGAGGCGGAAGAACGAACGGACGTGCTGTTGCCTGAACCAGAACGGCTGGAGCTGTTCGCCAATGCGATCGAGCAGGTCTGCGAGTCGGAAGGAGTTACGGTAGCCTTCCTGCGCTCGGGGAGCAGGAGCGGGAGGTTGCCTTCGCTGAGAAAGGAACTTGCCCAAAAGGCGGTCAACGAATACGGCTTGTCGCTCGCAGAGACTGGACGGCAGCTGGGCGTGACGACCAACGCGGTCAGTTTCATGCTGAGAAAGACGTGAAGTCGGCATTCTGATTGCGTTTGATGTCGCTATTTTGTTTGCGGAACAACGTCCCCTAAGTTGGCGGTGGTACAGGCAGGCGTTGCTGTGCTATTCTGATACTTGCGGTATATTACATTACGGGGTCAGGCTGAGCGCAAAGCAGAAACACTGTATGTTTTACAATGTTTTCCCGAGGAGTGTCTGGGAGGGATAATAAATAATATCAGGAATGAAAGTTTTCTTCTTATGATAAACGTGGTTTTAAGGGGTGGGGTGGGAAACAACCTTTTTCAATATGCAGTAGGAAGACATTTGGCCCTGAAAAATAATACAACCGTAAGGTTTGATATACAGACTTATGTTAACAAACAGGATATTCTGGGCGGGAGGATTATCAGACAGTTACGTTTTTTCAGTATTGATCCAATTTCGTATACCAGGAATATTCGGAAGAAAATTGGAAGACGGCTTGGTATTCTCCGGTCATCTTTTGATGATGACGTATATCATGAAAAGGATTGGGGGTTTGATCCGGAAGTTCTATCCCTTAATGACGGAGTATGCCTTGACGGCTGTTTTCAGAGTGAAAAATATTTCAAGGATATTGAACAGGTCATACGAAACGATTTGCGGTTCACAAAGGACTCTTTTGGTGAAGAAGGGGCTTTTTATAAAGAAAAAATACTGACGTCAAATTCGGTTGGTATACACGTTCGACGAGGCGATTATATGACATCGCAGTTGCACAATGTCTGTACTATGGAGTATTACGCAAGGTCGATTGCCTATATTAGAGGCCGGGTGGCGCTTCCGCATTTCTTTGTTTTTTCGGATGATGTCGAGTGGTGCTCTGATAATTTAAATATTTCCGATTGCACATTTGTTGAAGTAAATGCATCCGGCAGCAACCCGCTCATTGATTTCCAGCTGATGACTTTGTGCAAGCATAACATCATTTCCAATAGTACTTATTCATGGTGGGCAGCCTGGCTTAATGAAAATCATGAAAAAATAGTCGTAGCTCCCAACCGATGGTTCAATGATGAAAGCATGAACGCCAGAGCGTTGCAGGATACGATTCCGGATAGCTGGATACGTATTGATTTTTGAGAATAGGAGACAGGGGCGTCGTTCCGTATCCCGAATTGAAAGAAACCTCAAGGCTGTTGTAGGTAAAAAGGGGGCAGAGTCGTATGGTTCGGGTTTGGTTATTGTTGCTATTCAACGATGTTCCGTAAGCTCAGAAAGGCGGAACGGGCCTGGGGGCTGGCTTTGTTAAAAAACTTGCCGATATGCAGCACATTACGGTGGGGTCTTCAAGCGTCGAGCGAAGGTACAGCGGTGACCCTTGAAATTCCCGCAGCATGAAGCGAGGGCTCCGGGTGGTCGTCGGGTGCACGTGCATGGTTCGATGTTAATGATATCCCTTCGGATCGTTGCGATTGAAATGATTGATGGAGACACATATGCTTGACTCACTACTGATACGACGTGCCCTGCCGCTGATGGTTTCTTATACCATGCTTGTTGCTCTTGCCTTACTTTCAGACTATTATCTGCATGTTGCAGGGCTTGTCTGGGTGGGTCGATACCTCGGGATAACCGGTACATTTTTTCTTCTTTTCTCCTTTATTTATTCGGCCCGAAAGAAGAAAATCGTCCATTCCGGTCCTATTAAAATTTTTCTTATGCTGCACTGCTGGAGCGGATGGATCGGTACTCTGATGCTTCTTGTGCATTCCGGAGTGCATTTCAACGCAATACTGCCCTGGTCGGCAACGGTGTTGATGCTCATTGTTACAGGGAGCGGTCATGTGGGGCAATACATTTACCGAAAAGCGAGGGAAGAGATGAAGCATAAAGGAGGCGATGAAAAGTTCTACTGGGATTCTCTGGCCGTGAAAGCTCTCGGAGAGTGGAGGAAGGTTCACATGCCACTTGTCTCTCTGTTTCTGGGTCTGGCCTTCTTGCATATCTTGTCGATTTTCTATTTCTGGAACTGGAAATAGGCTGCTATGAAACAACCCTACATTGTTTTTCTGATACTCGGTCTCATGCTGATCGCTGTTATGATGTGGCCGGGACTGTTCGTTAATCCCGGAACTCTTTCAGAAGAGCATCAGAAGCTTGAGGGCGGCTGTCTGAGCTGTCATTCACCATTGTTGGGGACACCATCGTCGAAATGTGTTTTCTGCCATACTTCAGAAGAAATCGGTTTGAGGGATGCTTCGGGAAGAGCGCTTGTCCAGCCTGATTCCACCACGGCACTGCTGCACAAAGAGCTTGCGGCTTCGGAGTGCATCGCATGTCATTCCGAGCATTTTCTGCCAGGAAAAAGTTCCCTTTTTGCAAGTATGGATCACGGTTTCCTGTCAGCAGAACTGCAAAAAAACTGTTTGGCGTGTCACGATCAGGATCGTCCGGATGATGCGCTGCATTCTCAGGTGCAGGCAAGCTGTAATGACTGCCACGGAACAAAGCGGTGGAAACCTGCGGAATTCGATCACGAAAGCTGGTTACGTGCCGACCTGGACCGATCAGGAGCAGGAGCCTGTGCCCGTTGTCATGATTCTGATCGTCCGGATGACCGGCTGCATAAAGAGGCGAAAAACAGCTGCAGCCAATGCCACAATACAAAGGCTTGGGTGCCTGCCGATTTCGATCATGATCAATGGTTCAGGTTTGACCGCAATCATCCGGCTGACTGCAGTACCTGTCACGACAACCCGGCGGATTACAAACGGTATACCTGTTACGGATGTCACGAGCATTCGGAGCGCGGTGTGGCAGCCGAGCACAGGGAGGAAGGTATTTGGGAGTTCGACAACTGCGTCGAATGCCACAGAAGCAGCAATGAAGATGAAGCTAAACGGGCATGGAGAAAAATCCGTCGGTAGTTTTTTCTCATGGTTACCCTCCCACGAAGTCGATGACGCAGACGTAGCGGTGGACGGGATGCGGTTCGATGGCGAGGCCGACGATGCTGAACTGCGGATCGAGGATGTTCTTGCGATGGCCCCGGTCACGGACGCCGTCGTCGACGAGCAGGTTCGCCACGATCTCCCTGCCGGAGTTGAGGCCGTAGGCGATGTTCTCCCCGGTGATTCTCCATCTGCCGAACTTCCGAAGACTGGCGCCGGGTTTCGAGCCGTCGGCTCTCCGGTGTCCGGTCATGCCGGTGCGGGACTGGTCCCGCGCGTGCTCTTCGGCGGCGATGGTGACCGTTTCGGACGGCGTCAGCGCTCCAGCCGGTCGTGCACGCTGCATGGCGCTTACGCATTCACGGACGGCCGGTAGCCCTTCCCGGGTCAGGTAGGCGCCTGACGGATCGCGGTACAGCCTGCCATCGAAATGCCGGATTCTCGGCGCGATATACTCCTTGGCGTATTTCCCCGGATCGGTTCGCGCCATGTTCAGGTGCAGGAGGACCTCCTTTTCCACGGAGTCGAGATAGTTCGCCCCGGCGGACGCCCGCATCGCTTCGATCGACCATTCGTGTCTTACCGTCGAGGCCGCGGCTCTTTCAGAAGGGTGCAACGAACTGGCTCCGCACAGAAGCAGCGAGACTGCGGCAAGCCGCAATCGCATTCGGGTTGTGTGGTGGCGTTTCACAGGTCTTTTTTGCAGAATCGGTTCGTCAGCCGTGATTGTCAAGGTAAGAAATCCTTCGGGCGTTTCCTGAATTTCGATAACTATTTCATTACGTGTGAGGTTCGTTTTTTTTCGTGACAATGGCGGTCGCAATGACTGGCGGCCAGACGCGCAACGGGAAACCCGCCGGACGATTCTCAACATGGAACGCAAGCTCGATACGCGCCCGATGATGACGAGCAGAGGGACTGTGCATGCGGCCATGGTCGGGGAGCAGTTTGTGGGACAAAGGTCTCCTCGTCCGCCGCAGTGGAGGCTGATCGGGTCGATGGCGTTTTCCCGGGTAGAACGGATTTCTTTTTTTCCTTAGATTACGCAAACGCATTGTGAATGCGCGTTCTCTTCCAACCCTCTATTACCGGAGATTTATCATGATGGAATTTGGCGGATTGCTGGGGCTTGTCGTTTTCGTGCTCGATATCTGGGCGATCATCAGCATCGTGCAGAGTACGGCCGGAACCGGAGTGAAGGTGCTCTGGGTGGTGCTCGTGCTGCTCCTGCCGGTTTTCGGGCTCCTGCTCTGGTTCCTGTTCGGCCCGAAAGGCCGTTGAGCCGCGAGGTTTTCTATCTCAACAGCAGCAGCGGCACAGCGCTTTCCATGATCATCCGGGTGGTGTTGCTGCCGACGAAAAAACGCCGGATGCGGGAATGCCCGTAAGCGCCCATGACGGTCAGGCCGATACCGTTCTGTTTCCGGTATTCCTCCAGCGATTCCCGAACACCGCCCTGAAGCTTGGTGACGGTGACATCGAAGCCGGCACGGTCGAGTTGCGCCAGCGCGGCGCGTGTATCCGTTTCCGCTGATTTTGCCGAAGCGCGGACCGTCACCAGATGGCAGGCGGTTCCCTTGAGCAGGGGGCTCGATGCAACCATTCTGACGGCTTTTTCAGCCGTGTGGCTGCCGTCGCAGGCGATCATGAAGCTCGACGGTTTCCTGAAGCCGGGCAGGGCGACGAATATGGGCACATGCAGGGCTCTGACAATGTTTTCAAGGTTGCCGCCTACGGAGCGGGCGCTGTTTTCGTGCGCTTCGCCCTGCCGCCCGATGACGAGCAGGCGGGTACCGGATTCCAGTTCCTGCAACGTTTCGACAAGATTGCCGTGGCGCTGCAAGGTCGAGGTGTTTTCAGCCCCTGATTTTTCCACCCGCTTTTTTGCTGCTTCGAGCAGGTGTTTGCCGTGTTCCAGGGCGAGCCTGCCTCGTTCCTCGTCGAGGTTGGCGAGCGCATCTAGCAGATGCTCCCTGCTGCCGAGGCCAATGGTTCCCGAGAGGTTTCCTTCGACGGGGGACTCGGATTTCTCGAGTACATGCACCAGGGATATCGGTGCACCGAGGTTTCGGCTCGCCCAGAGGGCGGCGTCACAGACGGCGGTGGAAGCGGCTGAGCCGTCGATACAGGCGGTAATGGTTTTCATTGGCATGCTTCGTTCCCTTAATGGCTTGCAAGAATTTTTTCGATTTCCTCGGGTTTGTCGTGAATGCCGAAGCGGTCGACTATGGTTTCGCTCGCCGCGTTCATGCCCACGATTTCGACACGAGTTCCTTCGCGCCTGAATTTCAGTACGACCTTGTCGAGCGAGGCGACCGCGCTGATGTCCCAGAAATGGGCATGGGTGAGATCGATGACGATCCGTTCGATCGCTTCGCGGAAGTCGAACGATTTGACGAACTTCTCGGAAGATGCGAAAAATACCTGTCCGCTGACGGTGTAGGTGACGGCGTTGGCCGAGGCGTCCGGAATCCGTTTGACGATCATGAAGTGCCCGACCTTGCTGGCGAAGAAGAGCGAGGCGAGCAGGACGCCAACGAAAACTCCGATCGCCAGGTTGTGGGTGAAGACCACCACGACGACCGTGGCGACCATGACGATGTTGGTCGACAACGGGTGCTTGCCGAGATTGAGTAGCGAGTCCCAGGAAAAGGTGCCTACGGACACCATGACCATAACGGCGACCAGCGCGGCCATCGGTATCAGTTTCAGCCAGCCGCTCAGAAAGACAACCATGATCAGGAGAAACAGCCCCGCGACAAATGTCGAAAGGCGGCCTCTGCCGCCGGATTTGACGTTGATGACCGACTGGCCGATCATGCCGCAGCCGGCCATGCCTCCGAGCAGGCCCGCGCCTATGTTGGCGAGTCCCTGAGCCTTGCACTCCCTGTTCTTGTCGCTTTCGGTGTCCGTCAGGTCGTCGACGATGGTCGCGGTCATCATCGACTCCAGTAGACCGACGACCGAAAGGCCGACGGCGTAAGGCAGGATGATGGAAAGTGTCTCCATGCTCAGGGGCACCTCGGGCCAGAGCAGGAACGGAAGGGCGTCGGGCAGCTCGCCCATATCCCCGACCGTTCGGACATCGAGGCCGGCGATGACCGTTACGGCCGTCAGGAGAAGGATGCAGACCAGAGGTGACGGGACGGATTTGCCTATCGTCGGAACCAGGGGGAAAAGATAGATGATCGCGAGACCCGCCGCGGTCAGCGCGTAGACGTGCCAGCCGACGCCGGTCAGTTCGGGCAGCTGCGCAATGAAGATCAGGATTGCAAGGGCGTTGACGAACCCGGTCACGACGGAGCGTGAGACAAAACGCATGAGATTGCCGAGTTTCAGGTATCCCGCGGCAATCTGCAACAGTCCGGTCAACAGCGTCGCCGCGAAAAGATAGTGCAGGCCGTGCTCTTTCACCAAAGAAACCATCAGCAGGGCCATGGCTCCGGTTGCGGCGGAAATCATGGCGGGGCGTCCTCCCGCGAAAGCAGTGACGATGGCGATACAAAACGATGCGTACAAGCCGACTTTCGGGTCGACTCCCGCGATGATGGAGAAGGCAATGGCTTCGGGGATGAGCGCGAGAGCCACCACGAGCCCGGCGAGAACATCTTTCGGTACGTTCGAGAGCCATTCGTTTTTCAACCGTTCGATCATATGGATTCGGTATGCTTGACGTGGAATTTTTGCTGTATGGCAACCGGCGGCCGCAGGTTGCAGAAAGCGGAAGTATCGTAAAACGGGTCCGTGGAAATTGCGCGGGTACCGGTGAGGTCGAGCCGAATATAGGCTTTTTTCCTTTTGGAACCATGCGTTTTATGGTATATGTCGTGCTTCGCCAAGTGCTTATATTACAAGAAAAAGAAAGCCGTTGTCGTTTGAGGCGAAACGCGCCAGTTAATTGTTGTATCGGCGAGAGTGATGGACATTTCGGTCGTCATATCGAATTATAATTACGGGCATCTCGTCGAGAGGGCGATAGAAAGCGTGCTCGATAACGAGGGGGATTTTCTCTGTGAGATTATCGTCGTGGACGATCACTCCTCGGACAATTCCCGTGAGATGCTCCGGCGGCAGTATGGAGGACACGAGAAAGTTCATCTGCTGTTCAGCAAGGAAAACCGGGGCCAGTTTTCCTGCTTCCGCAAAGGAATCGGCATCGCCTCGGGCGACGTCATCTCGTTTCTCGATCCCGACGACCGTTACGAGCCGTCCTGTTTCAGGGAAGTTGCCCGGATTTTCGAGGTACGGCCCGAAGTGGATTTCGTGTATACGGGATATCGTGACATCGGCAGGCGCGAGCAGCTCGTGCTGCATGCGGAGCAGGACTTCGATATCGGCAGCACCATGATGATGACCGCCCTGACGGGACGCCATTTCTGGTCCATCACCTCCACGATGTTTCTCCGCAGAAAGCTCGCGCGCCGTGTGACGGCTCTGCCGGAACATTACGACCTGGAATTCGAGTCGAGGGGCGACACGGTTCTCGAACTCGGGGCCACGATCATCGGCTCCTATCGCTACTACCTCGCCAAGCCGCTTATGCAGCGGACGATTCACGATATGAATTATTCGGTCACGGGATACAGCCATCCGCAAGCACTACGGCGTTACAAACACGCGCTGCGGAGAGTTCGGGCGTTTTTTGTCCGTGACTGCGCGATTCCCGACGATTCTCCGGGAATGCTTTACCGTGAATTCAGAGCCCTGCCGTACAGGGACCGCAAGGCGTTGAGCAATTACCGCACGGCGGTTCGGGGCATGCGTCTGTTCCTGCCGAAAAAATGGTTGCTCGATATGCTGCTTGTTTCGGCCTATATTCGCGGGTGAACCCACCTGCCTTTGCGTTTTTTTGCCTTGAATCGGGAAATGGCCGAACGAATCACTCTCTGGTTTCGTTGTTTGATGAGGGACCGTTCAGTTTAGGAGATATGCATGTATCAACGGCGGTCCGCAGAACAAACCCATAACAAGATCAACCGGAAGGAGGGCATATGAACTGGGATCGTATCGAAGGAAACTGGAAACAGTTGAAGGGAAAGGTCAGGCAAGAATGGGGCGAACTTACCGATGACGATGTGGATGTGGTGGGAGGTAAGCGTGAGAATCTTCTCGGAAAGATTCAGGAACGTTACGGCATCGCGAAGGACGAGGCCGAGAAAAAGCTCGACGAATGGGCGCAAAAGCTCAAGGACGTCTTCTCGGACGACTGAGCGTTGGGGCTTTCCCCCTGGACAGGATAGTTCTCCGCAGGAATATTGCTATTTCGTCCCCCGCATATCGTCTCTATGCGGGGGACGGGTGTTTCTTGTGAGGCGTGCGTGACCGGTTTGCTCAGCGCCGCACAAGCCGCAAGAGCACTATCAGCACGATCGCGCCGACGGTTGCCGTGATCAGACTGCCGATAAGCCCTCCGGCGGCAATGCCGAGCACGCCGAACAGCCAGCCGCCGAGCAATGCGCCGATGACCCCTACGACGAGATCGCCTACAAGCCCGAATCCGCCGCCTTTCATGATTTGTCCGGCCAACCAGCCGGCGCAGATGCCGATGAGTATGAACCACACTATAGTCATGGATTGCTCTCCTGTTTTTTGTCGTTGTCAAGGCAGCCGGTACTTCCGGTAAGTATGGGGAGATGGGAATAATGTTTTAAGTTAACACTTTGCGGTTGCTATTCGCAACCATTAATCATAATCCCCATGGAGCCATGAAAAATCAGAGGATACGCTTTCTGATCGTCTTTACCCTTCTGTTTCTGTCGCCGTCAGTCCTGAACGCCAGGGAGGCTGCCGTCACGAAAGTCGATGTGCTCGCCCAATCGGAAACGAGCTGGGACGGCAACAAGCTTCCCCGTTACGGCGAAGGGCCTGCCGAAGTCACGATTCTCCGGATTGTCATTCCGCCGGGAACGCAGTTGCCCGAACACCGCCATCCGGTCATTAATGCGGGAGCACTGATGAAGGGAGAGCTGACGGTCGTTACCGACAAGGGAAAGGTGCTTCATCTGAAGGAGGGGGAATCGATCGTCGAAGTCGTCGAGACATGGCATTACGGTAAAAACGAAGGAGACGTTCCTGCGGAACTCATCATGTTCTATGCGGGAAACAAGGGCGTGCCGCTCAGCGTGAAACAGGACTCCCTGAAAACCGGAGGATAAGCGATTCCGGGTCAGGCATAAAAAAAGCCGGTCGGTACTGTATGCGACCGGCTTTTTTTATGATTTCCTGAGGGCCGTTATTTCACGAGTCCTGAAAAGCCCATGAACGCCAGAGAGAGAATCGCCGCGGAAATGAAGCCGATCGGAACGTTCCTGAAGGGCCGGGGAATATCCGCTTCGTCGAGTTTTTCCCTGATGCCGGCGAACATGACGATCGCGAGAATGAAGCCGAGTGCCGAGAAGAAGGCGAAGACGACCGAGGTGACGAAGGAATACTCCTCCTGGATGGAGATCAGGGCGACACCGAGGATCGCGCAGTTCGTGGTGATGAGCGGAAGAAAGATTCCGAGAGAGTTGTAGAGCGATTTGCTCACTTTTTTGAGGATTATTTCAACCAACTGGACGAGCGACGCGATCACGAGAATGAACATGACGGTCTGCATGAACTCGATTTTGAACGGGACCAGAACGCCGTGATACAGAACGTAGCCTATGGCTGTGGCGATCGTCATGACGAAGGTGACCGCGAAGCCCATGCCGATCGCCGTGTCGAGTTTTCTCGATACGCCGAGGTACGGGCAGATGCCGAGGAAGCGCGCGAAAACGACGTTGTTGACGAATATCGCGCTGACGATAACAAGCAGAATTTCAGTCATTACTTACCCCCCAGTTTCTTTTCGAGTGAATTGAGTCCGGCTATGATCAGCCCGAGGCCGGCGAAGGCTCCGGGAGGCAGTGCGAAGACCAGTATCGTGCTTGCGTCTTCACCCACGATGGGGATGTTGAAGATGGTGCCCGAACCCAGCACTTCCCTGAAGGCGGAAAGCAGCAGCAGGGCGAACGTGAAGCCGAGTCCCATGCCTATGGCGTCGATGAAGGAATACCAGAGGCCGTTACGGCTCGCGAACGCCTCGGCCCGTCCGAGAATCATGCAGTTGACCACGATCAGCGGGATGAAGATGCCGAGAGCCTGGTTGAGTTCCGGCGAGTAGGCCTTGATCAGAAGATCGACGATGGTCACGAAGGTCGCTATGACAAGAATAAAAGACGGAATCCTGACTGTGCTCGGGATCGCCTTGGAAGCCAGCGAGATGACCATATTGGAGCCGAGCAGGACGAAGGTCGTGGCAAGGCCCATGCCGAGACCGTTGATTGCCGATGTCGTTACGGCCAGCACGGGACAGAGCCCGAGCAGCATTTTCGTTACGGGGTTTTCCTTGACGAACCCCCTGGTGAGAATATTCAGCGCTTCGTTCATTCTTCAGTCGTTTTTGGGTATTGCTCTTTGATGTAACGGAGTCCTGTCACGACGGCATCGGCAACCGCGCGCGACGATATCGTCGCCGCGGTAAGTTCATCGATGTCACCGCCGTCCTTCCTGACTTTCCAGTTCGTATCCCCGAGAGTGCGGTTCCTGAACTGAGCCTTGAATTTCGGCTTGTCGATCTTGTCGCCAAGGCCGGGTGTTTCAAGGTGATAGACTACCTTGTAGTCGAAGATTTTCTGTTCCGGAGTGACTCCGAGAAGTATTTCAATACGACCGCTGTAGCCGAGGTTCGTCGCCGATTCCACCGCGATGCCCCGCAGCTTCATCTCTTTGTCGAATGCTTCGTAGAATGTCGTCTTGTCGGTTGTTACCGTTTTCAGGCTGTCGATTTCGAATGGAAAGATTTCCTCTATGGCTTTTCGTTTCATCTGTTCCTTCGCGATCCTGATCGGCTCGCGCGTGAAATCGTCAACGACGGCAAGCAAAACGGCGCTCAGCAGTCCGACAATGGTAAGGGTAATGATAGGTCTCATTTTGTTTCAGACTTCTTTTGATGT
It encodes the following:
- a CDS encoding transposase, which encodes MPRGPRLDAPGTLHHVMIRGIEKGCIVDDDMDRNEFLNRMGRLASESGTGIYAFALLDNHVHMLLKSGPVGLSTYMRRLLSGYAQYFNRRHKRVGHLFQNRYKSIICEEDAYFDKLVAYIHLNPLRAGLVESFEQLAVYPWSGHAVLMGKVRHDWMDSDYVLGIFGGRAGTARKAYLEFLHDEIGIDREKELSGGGLARSQGGWSKVLSMRKKGEKAMSDERILGGDDFVREVLREAEERTDVLLPEPERLELFANAIEQVCESEGVTVAFLRSGSRSGRLPSLRKELAQKAVNEYGLSLAETGRQLGVTTNAVSFMLRKT
- a CDS encoding alpha-1,2-fucosyltransferase, giving the protein MINVVLRGGVGNNLFQYAVGRHLALKNNTTVRFDIQTYVNKQDILGGRIIRQLRFFSIDPISYTRNIRKKIGRRLGILRSSFDDDVYHEKDWGFDPEVLSLNDGVCLDGCFQSEKYFKDIEQVIRNDLRFTKDSFGEEGAFYKEKILTSNSVGIHVRRGDYMTSQLHNVCTMEYYARSIAYIRGRVALPHFFVFSDDVEWCSDNLNISDCTFVEVNASGSNPLIDFQLMTLCKHNIISNSTYSWWAAWLNENHEKIVVAPNRWFNDESMNARALQDTIPDSWIRIDF
- a CDS encoding cytochrome c3 family protein produces the protein MKQPYIVFLILGLMLIAVMMWPGLFVNPGTLSEEHQKLEGGCLSCHSPLLGTPSSKCVFCHTSEEIGLRDASGRALVQPDSTTALLHKELAASECIACHSEHFLPGKSSLFASMDHGFLSAELQKNCLACHDQDRPDDALHSQVQASCNDCHGTKRWKPAEFDHESWLRADLDRSGAGACARCHDSDRPDDRLHKEAKNSCSQCHNTKAWVPADFDHDQWFRFDRNHPADCSTCHDNPADYKRYTCYGCHEHSERGVAAEHREEGIWEFDNCVECHRSSNEDEAKRAWRKIRR
- a CDS encoding CAP domain-containing protein, with amino-acid sequence MRLAAVSLLLCGASSLHPSERAAASTVRHEWSIEAMRASAGANYLDSVEKEVLLHLNMARTDPGKYAKEYIAPRIRHFDGRLYRDPSGAYLTREGLPAVRECVSAMQRARPAGALTPSETVTIAAEEHARDQSRTGMTGHRRADGSKPGASLRKFGRWRITGENIAYGLNSGREIVANLLVDDGVRDRGHRKNILDPQFSIVGLAIEPHPVHRYVCVIDFVGG
- a CDS encoding PLDc N-terminal domain-containing protein; amino-acid sequence: MMEFGGLLGLVVFVLDIWAIISIVQSTAGTGVKVLWVVLVLLLPVFGLLLWFLFGPKGR
- a CDS encoding universal stress protein translates to MKTITACIDGSAASTAVCDAALWASRNLGAPISLVHVLEKSESPVEGNLSGTIGLGSREHLLDALANLDEERGRLALEHGKHLLEAAKKRVEKSGAENTSTLQRHGNLVETLQELESGTRLLVIGRQGEAHENSARSVGGNLENIVRALHVPIFVALPGFRKPSSFMIACDGSHTAEKAVRMVASSPLLKGTACHLVTVRASAKSAETDTRAALAQLDRAGFDVTVTKLQGGVRESLEEYRKQNGIGLTVMGAYGHSRIRRFFVGSNTTRMIMESAVPLLLLR
- a CDS encoding SulP family inorganic anion transporter yields the protein MIERLKNEWLSNVPKDVLAGLVVALALIPEAIAFSIIAGVDPKVGLYASFCIAIVTAFAGGRPAMISAATGAMALLMVSLVKEHGLHYLFAATLLTGLLQIAAGYLKLGNLMRFVSRSVVTGFVNALAILIFIAQLPELTGVGWHVYALTAAGLAIIYLFPLVPTIGKSVPSPLVCILLLTAVTVIAGLDVRTVGDMGELPDALPFLLWPEVPLSMETLSIILPYAVGLSVVGLLESMMTATIVDDLTDTESDKNRECKAQGLANIGAGLLGGMAGCGMIGQSVINVKSGGRGRLSTFVAGLFLLIMVVFLSGWLKLIPMAALVAVMVMVSVGTFSWDSLLNLGKHPLSTNIVMVATVVVVVFTHNLAIGVFVGVLLASLFFASKVGHFMIVKRIPDASANAVTYTVSGQVFFASSEKFVKSFDFREAIERIVIDLTHAHFWDISAVASLDKVVLKFRREGTRVEIVGMNAASETIVDRFGIHDKPEEIEKILASH
- a CDS encoding glycosyltransferase family 2 protein, translated to MDISVVISNYNYGHLVERAIESVLDNEGDFLCEIIVVDDHSSDNSREMLRRQYGGHEKVHLLFSKENRGQFSCFRKGIGIASGDVISFLDPDDRYEPSCFREVARIFEVRPEVDFVYTGYRDIGRREQLVLHAEQDFDIGSTMMMTALTGRHFWSITSTMFLRRKLARRVTALPEHYDLEFESRGDTVLELGATIIGSYRYYLAKPLMQRTIHDMNYSVTGYSHPQALRRYKHALRRVRAFFVRDCAIPDDSPGMLYREFRALPYRDRKALSNYRTAVRGMRLFLPKKWLLDMLLVSAYIRG
- a CDS encoding CsbD family protein gives rise to the protein MNWDRIEGNWKQLKGKVRQEWGELTDDDVDVVGGKRENLLGKIQERYGIAKDEAEKKLDEWAQKLKDVFSDD
- a CDS encoding GlsB/YeaQ/YmgE family stress response membrane protein encodes the protein MTIVWFILIGICAGWLAGQIMKGGGFGLVGDLVVGVIGALLGGWLFGVLGIAAGGLIGSLITATVGAIVLIVLLRLVRR
- a CDS encoding cupin domain-containing protein; translated protein: MKNQRIRFLIVFTLLFLSPSVLNAREAAVTKVDVLAQSETSWDGNKLPRYGEGPAEVTILRIVIPPGTQLPEHRHPVINAGALMKGELTVVTDKGKVLHLKEGESIVEVVETWHYGKNEGDVPAELIMFYAGNKGVPLSVKQDSLKTGG
- the rsxA gene encoding electron transport complex subunit RsxA, which codes for MTEILLVIVSAIFVNNVVFARFLGICPYLGVSRKLDTAIGMGFAVTFVMTIATAIGYVLYHGVLVPFKIEFMQTVMFILVIASLVQLVEIILKKVSKSLYNSLGIFLPLITTNCAILGVALISIQEEYSFVTSVVFAFFSALGFILAIVMFAGIREKLDEADIPRPFRNVPIGFISAAILSLAFMGFSGLVK
- the rsxE gene encoding electron transport complex subunit RsxE; this encodes MNEALNILTRGFVKENPVTKMLLGLCPVLAVTTSAINGLGMGLATTFVLLGSNMVISLASKAIPSTVRIPSFILVIATFVTIVDLLIKAYSPELNQALGIFIPLIVVNCMILGRAEAFASRNGLWYSFIDAIGMGLGFTFALLLLSAFREVLGSGTIFNIPIVGEDASTILVFALPPGAFAGLGLIIAGLNSLEKKLGGK
- a CDS encoding RnfABCDGE type electron transport complex subunit G, encoding MRPIITLTIVGLLSAVLLAVVDDFTREPIRIAKEQMKRKAIEEIFPFEIDSLKTVTTDKTTFYEAFDKEMKLRGIAVESATNLGYSGRIEILLGVTPEQKIFDYKVVYHLETPGLGDKIDKPKFKAQFRNRTLGDTNWKVRKDGGDIDELTAATISSRAVADAVVTGLRYIKEQYPKTTEE